Within the Opitutaceae bacterium TAV5 genome, the region TGCAGGTCCGGCTCCGGCTTTGACTTCGGCGGTCAGTTCGGCAGCCAGCTTTTTCCATTTGGCGAGCGCGGAGCGTTGTCCGAGCCACCCGGATACGGCTGCGAGAACGCGGGCGTCGCCCAGGCCGGGCGTCTTCCGGATGTTGCGCAATCGTTGCAGGTTCACCCACTGCGCATGGGCCCGCAGCCAGTCCAGCATCTCGTCAAACAGCCTTGGGTCGCTGCGGGCCAGGTTGGCTGACGCCAGCACCAGAGCCTCGATGTCCACGCACCAGCGAGTGTCTTCGGGCGAGGCGGCACCGGCCACACCGAGCACAGTCCATTGTTTCCAGAGCAGATCGAGCATGGCGTCATGGATTGCGACGACGGAGGCGGGCAAGGAGGATGAGGTGGACATGGTGGAATGGGGAGAAGAGCGCGTCAGAGTTGGCGGGCTGATCCCCCGCAAACGACCAACTCGTAAAAGGCCCCCGGAACGAGGCCCAGCCGTTCATTCAGGAGAGACAGCGCTTCATCCAGGTGGCTTTTATAAATTATAAAATTCATGATATTTAAAATAAGGTAATAGCACTTTTTAAATATCCATGATTCATGGCGCAATCTTCTTTCCCCGGATGTACCGGTTGCGTGGGTGCAAACCGGCACAGTGCGCGGCTGGCGGTCTTTCCGGAGACTTTCGCACGGTCGGCGATGGTTTGAAGAGTATGGGTTTATTCATGATTTTCAGATAATTGCCTGTTTTTCAGATTACGGGTAACACAAGATGAATATCGCCTGGATCCAGGAAATAACACAAGGGTTTTGTCAGAAACGAGCCAGCGCCCGTTTCGATGACCCAAACCTCGACAGCACCCAGATTGCCCATGAAGACACATCGCTTATTATCCTTTGCGCTCCGGCTGATTCCCCTTGCCGGTGCTTTTGCCCTCACCTCGTTTGCCGGAGCCCAAACCATCGTTAACGGGAGCTTTGATGAAAGCAGCGGAGCCAAGATTGCCCCGGAAACGGGTTATCTCCAGGCGGCGCCCTATGGTTGGTCGTGGGATAACAGCAGCTTCTACTGGATCGCCGATGGTGGACTTGACGGGATCCGGTCTGACGACGGAGGCGTCTTTGTCGGCCTGCAACGCGGGAGCACGACGCAGTTGCTGGACGCGGTTTTGAGGCAGAGCCTCACCGGCTTGGCTGCGGGAGAAAGCTATGAAGTTTCCTTTCTGGTCAGGGCTCGTAACGCCGTTTCTGAAGGCGGTACCTGGACAGTGTCGGTAAGTGACAGTGACGCGATCCTGGGAAGCCTCAGCGATAACCCGATTGCCGGATCATGGGCGGAATATTCGTTCGTGTTTATTGCCACCGACGAGAATCCGGTTCTGAGGCTGTCGTTTACCAACAATCTCGGCGGTGATTACATGGTTCTCTTTGACAATTTAACTGTAACACAGGTGGTGCCGGAACCTGCCGCCATGGCCGCATTCGCAGGAGCGGGAGTGCTGCTGGTTGCGTTTGTCCTTCGCCGCCGTCGCAACACCTGACCCTGACTCCCCATAGCTGTCGTTCCCATAGTTATCATGAGAAGGTTTCCTCTTTTCGCCTCTGTGATTCTTGCGATGGTCCTGACCGGTGTCTTCGCCACCACATCGCTCCCTGCGCAGGCCCTGCGGAGTGCGAGTTTCGAGGATGGCGCGCCGCCCTCGGGGTTTAACCAGAATGCTCCCAGGGGCTGGGGTTGGGAAAATGGCAATTTTTACTGGTCTGCAAGCGGTGGCCTGGATGGCCTCACTGCGCAGGACGGGAACGCATTTGTCGGCCTGCAACGCACCGGAACGAGCGACGTGTCTGCCGTGCTCAAACAGCAGATAACGGCCCTCAGTGCAGGGACGTCTTATGTGGTTTCGATGTGGGTTCGCGCGCGCGTCGGCTCCACCAGCGGCACATGGACGGTCTCGGTCATTGACGGGGCCGACGTGCTGGCGACCCGCAGCGATCATGCCAGACCCGGCCAATGGGAGCAGGTGTCGGTTTCATTCACGGCGACCCGCTCCGAAGCGACCCTCCGGCTCGGTTTCAAAAATGAAAGCGGGAAGGATCAGATGGTCTTTTTCGACAACGTATCCATAACCCCGGACGGCAAATAATCCTTATGACACCTGCTACCCCAAAAACCTCGCATGGCTTCACACTCGTGGAATTGCTCACGGTGATCGCCATCATCGGCATTCTGGCGGCAATTCTCATCCCGACAGTCGGCAAAGTTCGCGCCACGGCCCATGCGGCGGCCTGCCTGAGCAACATGCGACAACTGTCGCTTGCTCTCCTCGTTTACAGCGAGGGCAACCGCGGCGTGTTTCCCGACAATGCCTTCGTTTCCCGCTGGGATCGCATGGCGCTTTCCACATTCACCAACGGCGATCCGGTTCCCTACAACCCGATCCTGCATTGCAAGGCCGACAAGGTGGTCAGGGACACCGCCACACTGGGGGCCACGGTCGCGGGACAACCACGGTCGTATGCGCTCAATCCCGTCATGATCAATTTCAACGGAAAATACGGAAATCCTGCTCTTTGGGGATCCGGTTTGCCGGAGGCAAACAAGGGCATCCGGATCAATGCCATCGTCACGCCAAGTCGCATGCTGATGCTGCTGGAGCGGTTTCATCAGGACAACGGGTTTACCGAGGGGCGGGAAGTGGCATCGGCAGGTTTTGCGGATACGCACGGAGGCGCGATGAACGGCGCCTTTTGCGACGGCAGTGCGAAGCGTATCAAATTCTCTGCTACGCTCAATGACATCAGTCCGGATGGCGGTGGCCAGCTCAACAATTTCCACACCGGTTATCTGCGAAACGGTCCCTGATCCGGTCGGCCTCCGCCACCTGCCCCGCCCGTTCCGTTCTCTCTTCGCATTCCCCTGTGCGTTCCTCATGCTGCCTCCTGCGATTCGCCGAAGTGAGGAGCTTTTTTTCTCCAACCCATTCAGAAGATAATGACATTCCTGTCCCGTATCATCTTTCCGGCTGCGCTCATTGCCTTGGTCACCGCCCCCACTCTCCAGGCGGCGGTGACGACTGAAATCACGCCCGCCGACTATCCCGGTCGCTTGCTGGCCATCACGTCGGGACGCTCCGGCTCCTCCGCCTCCATACCGCTGCTCTCGGGCTTCGGACCGATCTTCCGGGACGGTTCAGGGCTGCGTTATCCGGGGGACTACCGGGTGAGACTGCTTTCCGACCTGAAAAGCGTGGACGGGAGCGGGCGCACGCTTCGTTACCAGGCGTCCGACGTAGCCGGAGAGCCGGTGTTCTCGATCACCCTCGCGGACTTTCCGGACGGCGGGGGAATGTCGCTGACCCTGGCGGGAGAATCCGGAGATTTTGCGGGCGTGCATCCCGGCCGTCTCCCCGCGCAGGACGGGCTCGCGGGGTTTAACCTGCCGACCCGCCACACCGAGGATCATCCCGGACATGGCCGGTTCCCGAATACGTTTTATCATCGCAAGGCGGGCGTCTGGATACGCGGCGATTGGGACCTGGACTATAGCAACGCCAGTCTTTCCCGGGAACTTTATCCGACCGGCGTCAGTGCGCTCGAGGGCGAGGACGCGGTGTTCTTCCCGGGTCTCGGCGTGGAGGGCAAGGCATCTCCGGACAGCACCCGCATCACCGACTACTACCTGGGCACGGCCTTGCTGTATCAGACGGGACAGGACGGGAAGCGGAAGCCGTTGCAGGAAAGGTTCCGCCTTTATTGGGGCGAACATCTTTGGGCGGCCGTCGAAAAGCCCGACCTCAAGCCGAGCCCGTATCGTGAGGTGATGCGCGATCTTCTCTACGTTGACATTTGGGACGGGCACTACCCGGACCGCTCCGCCTTCACCGCGTGGATGCAGGAAACCGTGGGCAAATACGTGGGCGGGCTCTGCATCGTGCAAAACTGGCAGGGCGGTGGTTTCGACTCCAGTCTGCCCGAGTCGATTTCCGATGCGCTGCCTCCTTCGCAAGGCAAGGCGGGCACGCCGGAGCAATTGAAGGTGTGGATGGAGCAGATGAAAAGCTGGGGCCTGGCCGGGCTGCGCACCAATTATCAGCTCTACCGCGACAAGGGCGCGCCTCTGCCGCAGACGGTCGCCCGGTCGCTCGATGAAAAGGGGAAGCCCAAATGGCACACGCAGGTGCAATCCGTCCTCGAAGTGATCACGCGTCAGGAAAACTACATTCGGGATCACTACGCTACGACTGCCTCCTTTTCCGATCAACTGACATCGGTGGGACACGGCTGGCCGTATGTTGACTTCACGCCGGGCAACCCGGACGCCGGGACGATTCGCGGAGCGCGGGCCGGGCTGCGCGCGCAGGCGCACCGGATCAAGGAGATCGTGAAGGGGCCGCTCCTGTCGGAGACGCTCAACACGCAGTTCCTCATCGGCGAGTATGTGGACACGGGCGACTACGGGATTTTCGAAGGATTCAACCGCCTGTTCACGCCGGAGTTCAAGTTGCGGCGTTTGCACGGGCTTTCGGTGTTTCATGGCATGGGGCTCAGTTACCGTTATTTTTACGGACCTCCGTATGGCGGCACCGACAGGCAACCCAGGGGGTTTGCGATGTATGCGGCGGCCTGGGGACCGGGTTCGGACGATTACCGGGCCATGACCATCGCCTACGGCAACGCGGCCTACCTCGACTACGGGCCGCAGCGGGTCACGTATGACAAGGCGCTGACCGAGGCCATGACCGTAGGCGTGTTGCAGCGTTATTATCTGTATCAGCCAGTGAGCGAAATTTCGTATGAGACGCCCGACGGATGGGAAACGCTGGAGGCCATCTTGCTGGCGGGGCACGATCCGAGGCCTTTTTTCGCCCGCATCAAGGTAGTGTATGCGAACGGGCTCGTCGTGGTCGTGAACCGCAAGAACGAACCACTGGCATGGCGGCTGCCTTCGTTTGGCGACGTGCTTTTGCCCAGGTATTCGTATGCCGTTTATTCGGACGATGGCGCGGTGGAGGGGTTTTCGGGCATCCCGGCCGGCACTGGAGATTCGTCGTTGAGAATCGACTACACCAGCGACCGGAACCGGAATCTGCTCTTCATCAATCCGCGGGCCACGGGTTGGCGCGACCTGCCGGCGGCGACGATTTTCGAGAACGGAGA harbors:
- a CDS encoding N-terminal cleavage protein yields the protein MTPATPKTSHGFTLVELLTVIAIIGILAAILIPTVGKVRATAHAAACLSNMRQLSLALLVYSEGNRGVFPDNAFVSRWDRMALSTFTNGDPVPYNPILHCKADKVVRDTATLGATVAGQPRSYALNPVMINFNGKYGNPALWGSGLPEANKGIRINAIVTPSRMLMLLERFHQDNGFTEGREVASAGFADTHGGAMNGAFCDGSAKRIKFSATLNDISPDGGGQLNNFHTGYLRNGP
- a CDS encoding glycosyltransferase family 1, producing MKTHRLLSFALRLIPLAGAFALTSFAGAQTIVNGSFDESSGAKIAPETGYLQAAPYGWSWDNSSFYWIADGGLDGIRSDDGGVFVGLQRGSTTQLLDAVLRQSLTGLAAGESYEVSFLVRARNAVSEGGTWTVSVSDSDAILGSLSDNPIAGSWAEYSFVFIATDENPVLRLSFTNNLGGDYMVLFDNLTVTQVVPEPAAMAAFAGAGVLLVAFVLRRRRNT
- a CDS encoding carbohydrate-binding protein CenC, with protein sequence MRRFPLFASVILAMVLTGVFATTSLPAQALRSASFEDGAPPSGFNQNAPRGWGWENGNFYWSASGGLDGLTAQDGNAFVGLQRTGTSDVSAVLKQQITALSAGTSYVVSMWVRARVGSTSGTWTVSVIDGADVLATRSDHARPGQWEQVSVSFTATRSEATLRLGFKNESGKDQMVFFDNVSITPDGK